The Lipingzhangella halophila genomic interval CGCGCTCGGCTCGGTAGTCGTTGACGATGACGGCTCCGGCGCCGTGCTCGGCGAGGTGCAGCACCACCCGTCGGCCCACCCCCTGACCGGCCCCGGTGACCAGTGCCGTGCGTCCCTTGATATCGAGCAGGTCGTGCACCGTACCCCCAAAAAACTTGCTGTACGTTCAGTCGACTTAGCCATCCTAGAATCCCGTTCTGCGTCCTGGCAAGAAGAGACTCGCGTGTGCGGCCGTAACTGTGAGTTGCTGTACGATCAGCGAAATACCAGCGCGTAAGACATCGGATGAACGGATCGGAGGGAGCCGCATGGCTGCGCACGCCACCCAGGGGGAGCGCACCGAGGCCTCGCGGAGGCGCATCATCGAAGCGGGCATCAAGGTCCTCGCCGACGAGGGCTACCGCAACATGACGGTGGCCCGCATCCAGGAGGTCGCCGGCCTCAGCCGCGGGCTGGTGGGATACCACTTCGGGGGCAAGCAGGGCCTCCTTGAGGCGATCATCAGCGGCATCCGCGACGACTACATCAACCAGGTGGTCAACCGGCTCGACTCGGGTGACCTGTCGGGCCTGGACTCCATCCTGCGAATGATCGAGACCTACCTGGACAGGCTCGGTTCGCAGCCCGACCGGCACAAGGTGCTGCTGGTGCTGATGGTCGAGTCCCTCGGGGAACTGCCGGAGCTGCGCCCCGCGTCCCAGTCACTCAACGCGGTCATGCGCGGCCAGTTCCGCGGCTGGCTGACCAAGGGCACCGAGGACGGCACGGTCCGCCCCGATGCGGACCCCGCAGTCGAGGCCGGTCTGTTCGAGGCACTGCTCCGCGGCATCACGCTCCAGTGGCTCGTCGACCCGGACGGCTTCGACCTCGCCGCCGCCAAGCGCAGGGCCCTGGACATGACCCGGCGCAGCCTCGCCCCGTGATGGCTCACCCTCGGATGCCCGACGTCACCCGCGCGAGCGTGGCGGGTCCGGTTCCGGACGCCGTGTAGAGGCTGAGCCGGTCGACCAGCCCGGCGTAGCGCCGCGCGACCTCGCGCCCCGCCTCCTCTGGGGCTCCGCTGACCACGAACTCCGCGAGTACGGTGTCGTCGACCAGCTCGGCCATCCACTCCCAGCGGCGGGGGTCGTCCCGCCGCGACAGCTCGTGCAGCGCGTCGGCCAGCGCTCCCCACCCGTGCAGGTCCAGGACCGCCCGGTAGGCGGGGGTACTGCCGTAGAAGGCGACCTGGCGGCGCAGTTCCGCGGTGGCCGCCGCGAACTCCTCCTCGGTCTCGCCGGTGGCCACGAACACCGGCATGGAGACCGCCGCGTCCGCCCGGGAACGCCCGGCTGCCGCCAACCCCTCTTCGAAGGCGGGCAGCGTCGTCTGGCCCAGGTACCGGGGTGTGCTGAAGGCGTGCACCAGCAGGCCGTCGGCCACCCGCCCGGCGGTCCGCGCCATCCGGGTTCCCACGGCGGCCAGGAAAA includes:
- a CDS encoding TetR/AcrR family transcriptional regulator, producing MAAHATQGERTEASRRRIIEAGIKVLADEGYRNMTVARIQEVAGLSRGLVGYHFGGKQGLLEAIISGIRDDYINQVVNRLDSGDLSGLDSILRMIETYLDRLGSQPDRHKVLLVLMVESLGELPELRPASQSLNAVMRGQFRGWLTKGTEDGTVRPDADPAVEAGLFEALLRGITLQWLVDPDGFDLAAAKRRALDMTRRSLAP
- a CDS encoding TIGR03617 family F420-dependent LLM class oxidoreductase, with amino-acid sequence MRVDARLDPGPEAAAQAAELEAAGYDGLWVREARHDPFVSLALACPATSRARLGTGVAIAFARTPMSLAYAANDLMLASGGRFVLGLGSQVRAHVERRFSMPWSHPADRMGEFVTAMRAIWHAWDTGERLRFEGEFYRHTLMPPAFAPDRNPYGQPPVFLAAVGTRMARTAGRVADGLLVHAFSTPRYLGQTTLPAFEEGLAAAGRSRADAAVSMPVFVATGETEEEFAAATAELRRQVAFYGSTPAYRAVLDLHGWGALADALHELSRRDDPRRWEWMAELVDDTVLAEFVVSGAPEEAGREVARRYAGLVDRLSLYTASGTGPATLARVTSGIRG